Below is a window of Undibacterium sp. YM2 DNA.
TCACTTCAGACGCCTGCGCCACTTTCAAGACCAGTTGCTCGACATTGGTAGGGGCAGCAGCAGCCTCGGCTGCCGTTGGCATGCGCCCTATCAGCGTGGTATACACCACGCTGGCATACACCTTGGTCGAGGCAGCTATCTTGAATTCTTGCGACTGGGCAAACTGGTTGACGATTTCACCACGAGCCATGCCATTGTTCATTTGCCCAACCCAGTAATCGCGGCCTGCCGCATCGGCGCTGCGGCCAAGCACGTTCTGGTAAATCAGGTCGAGAAACTGGCTATTTGACAAGTTTGCACCGTATTTGCTGACAAACTCTTCTGATTGTGCAAACACCTGGGCAATCTGGCTATTGCTGCCGCCATTCCTGTGTACGCCCATCCAGAAGGTAAAGCCATCGGTATCCGGTATGCGGTTGAAGGCAGCGAGGTAGAGCCGCACGATCTGCTCAGCAACCGGGCTATACTCAGGCGCAATCAAAAAACTGTATTCCACCCCGGCGCGGGTGAGCAAACCAGAGTCAAGACGGGACGCATACAAATCCACGGTCTGTTGATCGGGTTGCTTGTCCCAGAGTATCTGGAACAAACCTGTGACGAATTCTTTATTGGTTTTGGCCATCGTTGCACCTGCATTTATTGCAGAAAATAATCACGAAAGAAACAGCAAGCATGCCCTGTCGGGGGTAGCAGTTCACTACTTTACGGCAAACTTTCTCAAAGTTTCAGTGTCTATCCCATGTCCGAGCTAGCGGATAAGCGAAACTCAGGCTTCTTGCCAGACGGAAAAATCCCTATTTATGCAGTATATGCCAAAAAATTTCGCAGCAATTCATGCAACAGGCATTAAAAAACCCGCCAGTTCCCATTTTCCGCGTCTTTAATTGATAAAATACAAAACATCCTGCAAGTCATTCACTAGTCAGCCCAGGCCCGGTAGCAAAAGAGCAGAAAGCCAGACATCATGAAAATCGCCGTCCTCTTCCCCACCCAGACAGAAGCCAGCCTGTTCCAGCGCGAAGGCATCATCACCATCGTCTCTGGCGTAGGACTCACTGCGACTGCCCACGCAACCCTGCGTGCAATCTATGAATACGAACCCGACATGCTCATCATGGCAGGCATCGCCGGGGCTTATCCCCATTCCAGCTTCAAGGTCGGTGACGTGGCGCTGGTGGAAAGCGAAGTCGAAGGCGACCTCGGCTTTTTCACGCCCGATGGTTTTACCCATCTCGCCCACCTGCCCATAGACATGGAATTTGAACGCCGCCATACTCTGAGCTGCCCCTTCATCCCGGCAGGCACAGAGTTCGCCCGGGCACGCAGCATGTCCCTGAATGCCGCGATGGCCCACTATGTCGATACAGAATTTGTCGATCTTGAAAACATGGAAGGTGCAGCC
It encodes the following:
- a CDS encoding purine phosphorylase; the protein is MKIAVLFPTQTEASLFQREGIITIVSGVGLTATAHATLRAIYEYEPDMLIMAGIAGAYPHSSFKVGDVALVESEVEGDLGFFTPDGFTHLAHLPIDMEFERRHTLSCPFIPAGTEFARARSMSLNAAMAHYVDTEFVDLENMEGAAFFYTCLQEEQPFLELRAISNFVNVDNDEWDMQGSIKAMTAALHRLLDDIQH